The genome window ccttttacataaattacgatatctcgaaaacggaaagtccgatcgacaaaattcaaaaacccctttaaaggggaggctttgccgctgctgacgatgttcaataattaatatagcactagtagtttcggaactgcacgcgtctaaagttttatgatttttaatacgcgttaataggcattTCTAAGGCGCCGAGCGAGAtcgtagtcgaattaaaaaaaattaccttttacataacttataatatctcgaaaacggaaagtccgatcgacaaaattcaaaagccactttaaaggggaggctttgccgctgccaacagtggctcaataattaataaagcgctaatagtttcggaactgcacgcgtctaaagttttagtatttttaatacgcgttgttcaaCTGTTTTAAgatagtggaaactgaagattctttcctttcgtctttgctatacatatatttcctatttgcaTCGGAAGCTGACTAGAATTTGGTACCGTATTTTGTCcagatttttacaaaaaaatataaaccatTCAACCGGTCAGTTCTAACAGAGAATTATAGCTCGTGTTTCATTCACTGGTCATTTCCTGTGCAAATCTGTACGTAACGTTCTCGTTTAATTGCTTGGAACGATTGATACTAACGACATCCTCTACGATCTATTTTTTACATTTCTACGATAAAGTGTCGACATTCTGAGGCAATTTCTTCTGCaagaaataattatttgaaatatgcaaaaCACTAAAACAGCCTTGGTGGATTTGCAGGAAAAGGAATCGGAATTGAAGTCGCTTCAAAAGGACAATCTATACTTGACCAAGCTAATAGCAAAATTATACAACAATTATCAAAGGTAAAGGGCTCTCTTGCTTCTAGAATTAAATTTGTTGTATATAACAAATAGATTGCATTGCAGTCTGTGAAACTAGTCTGTACGATTATCTCTTGCGAACGAAGAATTACGTTCCAGAAGATCCCGAGCGACCTGgtccaatttttccagagcttCGCGCAACCAGCCGAAGTTTCCACTTAAAAACTTTCCCTGTAATCATTAATTAGATCTGGACTGCGCGTAATCGCGCGCAGCAGAACTAAGTCTGCGCTTGTCTTGGCTTTAAAGGTCGCCGAGGATCTTCCTAACCGTTTCGCGTTCATTGGACTGCACAATTACGAGTGGAACAAAGTTGGAAAGAATAATGAACCAAACTCGTAGACGAGTTTGCAACAAACAGTTTTCAATTACTCTGAAAATTGTTTCGAAAGCGCCTTCCTTTTCTATTGGATTTTCTAATATGAGCGACGAAACTTTGCACTACTTGAAATAATCTTATTTCAAAGTTGATGTAGACTATTTAGTTTCTCTCACTATATCTATATATAATGACTGTTTAATTATCGTGTTCAATTCGCAGCCGCAGAGGACAAGAGGAGTGTCGAAGAAGCAACTTAGCGGCAGATATAAATGAAAAGGAACAAAAGTTTATCGAGGAAGTCGTCCAGCGAGTATCGGCTGGCAAAAGCAAGCAGAAACCGAAGTCGAAGTCTGCCTATTCGGACAGAACCCCTAATCTCGGCACTTATCAAGCCAGTCCTCGTGATAAAAGTTCGAAAACAACGAAGGAGCAAACGGGATCTTTTAGAGAACCGAAACgttaaaccaaaaataattgtatagaGAGAAAGGGGCGTTTcgcgttattaaaatttttttattattgttttagagATAAATTTGATTTGCTtaactattttaaataattcactTTAGGAATATATCAATTtgataacattaaataattagCATACAAATTTGCCACATATTTCTGTTATTCTTACACCTTTTGCATAATATTCTTTCAATTAGAATAAACATTTAAAGACAGTTTAACAACTTATCGTTTATATCCTACTGAGGTATCCTATCCCTAAGATATGCAAGCACTTCTTCCGTAGATTTGGCTAATATTGCTTGTCTTGGTTGCTTGAAACAATTTCCAGACAAAAATAACATTCTGCAAAAATGTATTTTTGTAACTATCTTAAATGATTTAGTACGTACACTTGACACACCTTAGATTCTTTAAATTGCCAAGTTCCGGCGGTACATGTCCGATGTTATTGTTAGCGAGATTCAATATTGcgagctttcgcaatttttgtaaGGATAATACGTCAATTTCGGATATTAAATTGTcatttgctataaatatttccaACGATTCAACATCATATATGGATTCTGGTATTTCTTTGTACCTGTGCAATATATCGATACGTTAATATGTATTTTCTATAACACATTAGCTGTTACTTTCATTCTGCTCTTTGACATATTAATTCGAATATGGTAACTATTTATATAGTGTGAATACGCAATACCTGTTAaacgaaatattaatttctcgcAAATATTTCAGTAAGCCAATGCTAGAAGGCAGCGATTGTAAAAAGTTTTTACTTAAATCCAAAGCTTGCAAATATTCATACTTTTCACCAATCCATTCTGGTATGTGAGTTAGTTGATTAGAAGTTAGTTTCAAATCACCAACTTTTGCAATTATCGATAACTGTTCAGGCACGGTAGATAGCTTATTTCTACTTAGATCCACTGTGCCTACATCTGCTTTACATGCATCTTCCAAGACTTCCTGTGGTAATTCAACAAGATTCTGCCCGGACAAACTAAGTAATTTTGTACTTTGCATCGTATATCTAAGATGttataaataattcaaaaattACTTGTTAgtaataatacttttttatcCAAACAACATCCGCGCATACACGTActtatctggataaatatttgtatCTGCATCTgttattaaatattcgtttgTACGTAAATTTGTACTGTTAATGCTCTGTCGTATGTGCTTCAAAATACGAAATGTACCGCATCGTATTATATCGGCTCTAACATTTTGTACATCGTTTCCttcaattataaattgttttaaatttgGCATTATACCGACATAGCTtggtatcctataaaataaaggTCATACTTAGAATGTTTGTTTTTAATATGTAATGATATATGTAAAATAACATACATAGTTAAACTGTTGTACGATAAATCGAGAATTTCCAGATTtaccaattttattatttcttccGGTATTGCATCAATTTTGTTATTTCCTAAtgttaatattttcaattgtCCTATACCTTCCAAACAAGACATATCAATTTCCTAGAAATGACATGAAATGAATTTTGCAGAGTTCCTATTACTCATGACATACTacctatttttttcttttttagcaAGTGAttgttatattctaaaatacatATATCATAATACGTACAGTAATGTCATTATCAGCCAAGTGTAATACTTTTAAAAGTGTACAACCAGACAGGTCAGGAAATGTCGTTAATTTATTTGTTTGCAACATTACTGTTTCTATCTTCCGCAATTCACCCAGCGGCGGCAACACTTCCAATCGATTATAGCTTACATCTAGCTTTTGTAacactatttttaaaaaaatacaccTTCTATGAAATTTCCATGTATATCAATACCAATACTCAAAGTCAGGCATTTAAGTTTAGCCAAATCATTAAATGCTTAACCCTGCATTGATATAAAAACATAATGAGTCatacctctcatacttgttaaatcaGATGGCAATTCTTTTAACATGTTGTGACTTACATCCAAAGAAATCAATCTTACTAAATATCCCATTCCCAGTGGTAGTTCAGACAAACAGTTACATGACAAATCCTACATATACAAaagtatttcaaaaattttattaCATATAACTATACTAACATACATAAAAATTTCGTTATAATTTACCAGATGAGACAACATTATCAAGTCACCAATTGCAGGGTCTAGTTCTCTTAAAGTATTGTTCTTTAACCATAATTCATGTAATTCATTCAACTTGTAAAATTGATGTGGTAAGTTTTCTAACTTGTTATTTGATAGATTTAGTACTTTTAATTTACTTAAATTTCCAATCTCAGGAGGTAAATCTTCTAATATGTTATCGTGTAACTAAGAAAAttacataattttattttatcaaacTTTCTATATAGGATATAGGAAATGTTATAACAAGTTGAACACGTACAAGTAATGTTGTCAATTCTGTTAAACATTCTATTTTTGAATCAATTTTAGTTAAGCTATTATGACTTAAGTCCAATATTTTAAGTGGCTCCTGTTCCCACCAACGTTCATCTTTATGAACATAGTCAAGCTCAAAATGTAGCTCCTTCAACTCTTCCTGTGTTAATTCATTTATACTCCATACTCTATTAGGTACTGCAacatatttcattaattttaacatgttataaattttctacaattaactaattctgaataTAAGTTTATATTACACATATAAATTCTACAACTAATAACAACTTACCTCAACCCATATTTTTGGTGATCTTGTATGATATTATTGTGAATATTGCTTGTTCTATCACATTATTCATAGTCTAACATGCAAAGCTATctatgaattaaaataaaaaaaaaaatgatttcatGGCTATaacacaactgaaaatattatgtACTATATTTATTCAATTATTTAAACAGGATGTCTTACTTATTGGATAGGTGCAAGAATACAAGAAATGATATGTAGCAAAACAttgtatttgtaataattttaatttttcaacaatGAAACAATAAGAAATGAAATGCTGCTGATAAGCATGAAAGAGGTAGTGCAAGTTTTTCTAGACTATAGATGTTCCCTGATCACAAAGAATTAGTACCTGAATTGAGTCTGGCTAATATAACATAATATATTTCATAATACAATTTTGTTACTACGAAACAATGGAACAAAATAACAATATAAACAGTCTGTCATTCTCGACATTCATATAATAAAtgcaaattttaaaaaacatttttggtacaaagttttatttttattaatgctGAAGATGTCTTCATTAAAAATGCTGAAACGACGTAAATTAAGAACCATCAAAACAATACGACAAATACGACGGAGACATGCACGTTAGATCATTTACGAGTGCAACATCGATATATCAAGCATTTAGATGATTTCGAAAtgtgtttaaaaaaatatctgGACAACATTTATCTCATTTTTAAATGTTGCAAATACCCGTGTATAGACCTCTCGATGAGAGGTTTAAATTTCCGGTCTTTCTCGCAGATATAATGATAACTTCAGATAATTCAGCGTTATCATCATGTTTCGTTCGTTGTTTATACACCGCTAAATGGTTAATCCTTTTTTTAACACCACTCATACTGTACTTATTGCGAACATTGTTGACGGATTGATATCCGCAATATAGAATGATTTAATGATGAATTACCCCCCACTTTTTCATGACGTAACGTAACTACGTATAGTAGTTACAATATTGTAAATACATAGTTTTATCACAGCCAAGGTAACAGAAGTATAGAACACACCATTTACAGGCACAGTGTAAAGAGTTCTTACTAAGAATCGACTCTATTCCTTTACTTATGTAAGTTGAAGTAAGAACCTCTGATACAATCCGTTAGGTGCTCTACTGAAACATTAGTTTATAGTAGAGATTCCTGTTTCACGTGTAGTAAATGTACCCAGATTTCATTTATGTAAGTACATGGATCAATATTCATAAACCCCCTAGTCTGAATAGAATTATAAATACTAAATAGAAGTAGGAATGAAACTTGAAATAGAATTCAAATTTCCCTCCATGAGTGCCAGCATCGGCCATGAAAATCCCTTTCCTTCTGTCGCCCCCTTGAACTATTTAGTCTGTAAACAAGTCGTTTGGAGCGCTACCACAGGACCAGTAAAACATATGAGTTTGCTATAATGGGAGTTCTCTACCCCTGGTCGTTTCTAGACTCGAGTAGCATAGAATAATGACGTTTCACTGTTAAATATGATTGTGTTTACGTAATAAAATATGTaaagaatttaataataatgttgtatatatatatgcttttattatattattctttCGAGAAATTTAAACCGTAGTTGGTGTTGTTATTTTTACACCGATATTTGTTTTAAAAACCAGCATAATGAAGAGAGTTTTACGTAAAACGAGTCAAACGGAAAAAGCAATTACAACAAATAAGACACTAGTTACAAGCAATGATGCAAATACGAATAGTAAAAAACGAAAGGCTAATAATCTTCTGCTACCAGgaaagaaaaaacaaaaaataaatacagaGGACATTATTACAGATAATGAAGAGTCAATAGATTCACAGAAAAAAGTACCAAAaggtaaaaatacaaaaattaaaaaggaaGAAGCACAAAGCCTCAGCAATGGGAACTTTAAAGATATGCTGAAAGATGTAaatcaattaaattttaataccaTAAAATGCAAAGATTGGACTGATGTAGATTATGTGAGTGAGGTAAACAATGTTAAAAAGCATATAGTACAAAATGTGGtgaaacttttcaatgaagAAAATACAATTCCATTTATTGCAAGATATAGAAAGAACATGACTGGTGGTATGGAACCAGATAAATTGAGAGCATTGAAAGAAAGTTTTGATCAGGCTAAAGTGATTAAAAAACGAGCTGCATCTATATTGAAAAGTATTGATAAATTAGGACAATGGACACCTAATACACATTCTGCTATTGTATCTGCTAAATGTTTAGAAGATCTAGAACATATATATTCATTCTTCAAGCCTGCATCCAAGCGATCCTTAGCTGAAAGAGCAAAGGAGGCAGGTTTAGGACCTATAAGTAATGCTGTGATACAGGGTCAGACATTACCTCATTTGTCATCTCTTATCAATTCCAAAAAGGATGGTTTAAAATCTGAGAAAGAGATTAAAGAAGGTATTGTACATATAATAGCAGATATAATATATAAGGATAAAGCAGTGTTTGATAGGGTCAAGGAACTACAAAGTGAATCTATTATAAAAATACAAACTACAGAATGTAAATCTAAGAAATCTTCAGATATTAAAGAATCTAAATCCAAGAAATTATCAAACACCAAAGAAAAAGCTATTAATAGAAAGTATgagatttattataattttattggaACAAACAAAACTATTAGGCCCCATCAAATATTAGCCATTAATAGAGGAGAGGCACAAAAAATTCTTAGTGTGAAAATCATCTTGCCAGATTTTCTTGAAAAAGCATTTAAAACACACTGTTGTAAACAATATAGAGAAGCTATGGCATCATCTAAATTCCATGTTATAATGATGAATGATAGCATTGACTATGCTTATTCGAAATTTATTAGCCCTTTAATAATTCGTCGCGTTCGAaatgaaatgaaacaaaaagcGGAGACAGCATCTATCGAAGTTTTTGTAACTAATGTTAAACAATTGCTTCTCACTCCGCCTGTACGCGGGAAAATTATTCTTGGCATAGATCCAGGATTCGTTCATGGTTGTAAACTTGCAGTAATTTCTGAACATGGAAATGTACTCGAAACGGGCGTAATATATCCgcacaataagacgaaaaattCGTACGAGGAATCagctaatattttaataactttagtAAAGAAGCATAAATGTACAGTTGTAGCACTGGGTAATGCTACCGCGTGCAGAGAAACCGAAGcgtttttaaacaaattaataaaaTCTGATTCGTCCGGTTCGATAGATATTTCGTACACGATAGTGGACGAATCAGGAGCATCAATTTATAGTTGTAGTACTAAAGCAAAATCAGAGTTCCCGGACCTTGATACCAACGTTGTTTCTGCTATTTCTATAGCAAGGCGTCTGCAAGACCCACTTGCAGAATTAGTAAAAGTAGATCCTAAGCATTTAGGTGTAGGAATGTATCAACACGACCTACCAGAGAAGGAATTAGTTGCTGCATTAGACGAAGTAAATATGACATTCTacagatttattattatttaaataattaatagaaataaataacgATGAAAATTATTGCAGGTAATCTCGGAGGTTGTGAGTTTTGTTGGGGTGGACGTAAACACCGCGTCTGAGTATCTTCTAAGAAGAGTTGCTGGTTTAAATTCATCTAGAGCAAGCAATATCATAGAGTGGAGAACTGAACATGGAGCATTCAGGAATAGACAACAGATATTAGACGTGAAAGGCATCGGAAGTAAAACATTCGAACAGAGTGCTGGATTTATCAGAGTATTGCCAGAAACTTCAATGACTAATAATTCAGTAAAAGTTAAAGGTGCTAAAAGTTCGAAGAACGCTCCTAATTTATTAGATCAGACATGGATCCATCCTGAGTCATATACAATAGCCGAACGATTTTTGAAGCATTGCGACTGTAAGTTAGAAGATCTTGGAACCACCGCGTTCATTGAACGAATAAAATCATTTGCCAAAGAAGAATATGCCGCTTTAGCGACAAAGTTTGGTACAGACGAGACAACGATGGAAGTAATAGTTAAGGGTTTATCTATGAAAAAAGACGAAGACATAAGATTAAAGAGTAGTTATCCATTGTTCCGAAACAGCATGCTTACGATTAACGATATAAGTCCCGGAGCAACGTTAACCGGTGCCGTGCGAAATATCACACATTTTGGAGTATTCGTGGATGTAGGAGTAGGCAGAGCAGCACTCATACCAACTAAATGGATGAAAAATAATACAGTTTCGATAGGTCAGCGCGTCGAAGTGAAAGTACTTACAGTTGATATTGA of Colletes latitarsis isolate SP2378_abdomen chromosome 3, iyColLati1, whole genome shotgun sequence contains these proteins:
- the LOC143340700 gene encoding leucine-rich repeat-containing protein 40 isoform X1, with the translated sequence MSGVKKRINHLAVYKQRTKHDDNAELSEVIIISARKTGNLNLSSRGLYTVPNRVWSINELTQEELKELHFELDYVHKDERWWEQEPLKILDLSHNSLTKIDSKIECLTELTTLLLHDNILEDLPPEIGNLSKLKVLNLSNNKLENLPHQFYKLNELHELWLKNNTLRELDPAIGDLIMLSHLDLSCNCLSELPLGMGYLVRLISLDVSHNMLKELPSDLTSMRVLQKLDVSYNRLEVLPPLGELRKIETVMLQTNKLTTFPDLSGCTLLKVLHLADNDITEIDMSCLEGIGQLKILTLGNNKIDAIPEEIIKLVNLEILDLSYNSLTMIPSYVGIMPNLKQFIIEGNDVQNVRADIIRCGTFRILKHIRQSINSTNLRTNEYLITDADTNIYPDKYTMQSTKLLSLSGQNLVELPQEVLEDACKADVGTVDLSRNKLSTVPEQLSIIAKVGDLKLTSNQLTHIPEWIGEKYEYLQALDLSKNFLQSLPSSIGLLKYLREINISFNRYKEIPESIYDVESLEIFIANDNLISEIDVLSLQKLRKLAILNLANNNIGHVPPELGNLKNLRMLFLSGNCFKQPRQAILAKSTEEVLAYLRDRIPQ
- the LOC143340700 gene encoding uncharacterized protein LOC143340700 isoform X2, encoding MSGVKKRINHLAVYKQRTKHDDNAELSEVIIISARKTGNLNLSSRGLYTVPNRVWSINELTQEELKELHFELDYVHKDERWWEQEPLKILDLSHNSLTKIDSKIECLTELTTLLLHDNILEDLPPEIGNLSKLKVLNLSNNKLENLPHQFYKLNELHELWLKNNTLRELDPAIGDLIMLSHLDLSCNCLSELPLGMGYLVRLISLDVSHNMLKELPSDLTSMRVLQKLDVSYNRLEVLPPLGELRKIETVMLQTNKLTTFPDLSGCTLLKVLHLADNDITEIDMSCLEGIGQLKILTLGNNKIDAIPEEIIKLVNLEILDLSYNSLTMIPSYVGIMPNLKQFIIEGNDVQNVRADIIRCGTFRILKHIRQSINSTNLRTNEYLITDADTNIYPDKYKEIPESIYDVESLEIFIANDNLISEIDVLSLQKLRKLAILNLANNNIGHVPPELGNLKNLRMLFLSGNCFKQPRQAILAKSTEEVLAYLRDRIPQ
- the LOC143352117 gene encoding S1 RNA-binding domain-containing protein 1 — translated: MKRVLRKTSQTEKAITTNKTLVTSNDANTNSKKRKANNLLLPGKKKQKINTEDIITDNEESIDSQKKVPKGKNTKIKKEEAQSLSNGNFKDMLKDVNQLNFNTIKCKDWTDVDYVSEVNNVKKHIVQNVVKLFNEENTIPFIARYRKNMTGGMEPDKLRALKESFDQAKVIKKRAASILKSIDKLGQWTPNTHSAIVSAKCLEDLEHIYSFFKPASKRSLAERAKEAGLGPISNAVIQGQTLPHLSSLINSKKDGLKSEKEIKEGIVHIIADIIYKDKAVFDRVKELQSESIIKIQTTECKSKKSSDIKESKSKKLSNTKEKAINRKYEIYYNFIGTNKTIRPHQILAINRGEAQKILSVKIILPDFLEKAFKTHCCKQYREAMASSKFHVIMMNDSIDYAYSKFISPLIIRRVRNEMKQKAETASIEVFVTNVKQLLLTPPVRGKIILGIDPGFVHGCKLAVISEHGNVLETGVIYPHNKTKNSYEESANILITLVKKHKCTVVALGNATACRETEAFLNKLIKSDSSGSIDISYTIVDESGASIYSCSTKAKSEFPDLDTNVVSAISIARRLQDPLAELVKVDPKHLGVGMYQHDLPEKELVAALDEVISEVVSFVGVDVNTASEYLLRRVAGLNSSRASNIIEWRTEHGAFRNRQQILDVKGIGSKTFEQSAGFIRVLPETSMTNNSVKVKGAKSSKNAPNLLDQTWIHPESYTIAERFLKHCDCKLEDLGTTAFIERIKSFAKEEYAALATKFGTDETTMEVIVKGLSMKKDEDIRLKSSYPLFRNSMLTINDISPGATLTGAVRNITHFGVFVDVGVGRAALIPTKWMKNNTVSIGQRVEVKVLTVDIDRNRINLELMQVL